From a single Kitasatospora sp. NBC_00458 genomic region:
- a CDS encoding response regulator transcription factor, with the protein MTPSVDDRTHAEPGQQPTARLLVVDDEPALRDALESSLAFEGYEVTTATDGYEALESVERDRPDLVLLDIMMPRMDGLTAVRRMRSRGDTVPVLMLTARDAVGDRVTGLDVGADDYLAKPFELDELLARVRALLRRNALATEAAARAAAVEEEGDVLAFADLRMNTATREVTRAGRAVELTRTEFMLLEMFLSHPRQVLTREQILKAVWGFDFEPSSNSLDVYVMYLRRKTEQGGLPRLIQTVRGVGYALRPATGTLT; encoded by the coding sequence ATGACCCCGTCCGTTGACGACCGCACCCACGCCGAGCCCGGGCAGCAGCCCACCGCCCGGCTCCTCGTGGTCGACGACGAACCCGCCCTCCGGGACGCCCTGGAGAGCAGCCTCGCCTTCGAGGGCTACGAGGTCACCACCGCAACCGACGGCTACGAGGCGCTGGAATCCGTCGAACGCGACCGCCCTGACCTCGTCCTGCTCGACATCATGATGCCCCGGATGGACGGCCTCACCGCCGTCCGCCGGATGCGCTCCCGCGGCGACACCGTCCCGGTGCTGATGCTCACCGCCCGGGACGCCGTCGGCGACCGGGTCACCGGCCTCGACGTCGGCGCCGACGACTACCTCGCCAAGCCCTTCGAACTCGACGAACTGCTCGCCCGGGTCCGCGCCCTGCTCCGCCGCAACGCCCTCGCCACCGAGGCCGCCGCCCGGGCCGCCGCCGTCGAGGAGGAGGGCGACGTCCTCGCCTTCGCCGACCTGCGGATGAACACCGCCACCCGCGAGGTCACCCGGGCCGGCCGCGCCGTCGAACTGACCCGCACCGAGTTCATGCTGCTGGAGATGTTCCTCTCCCACCCCCGGCAGGTGCTCACCCGCGAACAGATCCTCAAGGCGGTCTGGGGCTTCGACTTCGAGCCCTCCTCCAACTCGCTGGACGTGTACGTGATGTACCTGCGCCGCAAGACCGAGCAGGGCGGCCTGCCCCGGCTCATCCAGACCGTCCGCGGGGTCGGCTACGCACTCCGCCCGGCCACCGGCACCCTCACGTGA
- a CDS encoding S1C family serine protease, translating into MSDHEQHHRGTQDHDPYTGSHGSPDPRGHQDPYAHGAPYGHGDPQVIPGTVLGSTTHQDPGYPAAGTPSVGTPPPPPPAAPPVPPVPPTPYGPDGVGGPASHGGRARRGLLRGRLALVTAVAAVAAVLGGVTGGVVAAQEHGSANRTGTVASPVAARSDGSADVAAIAAAVSPSVVQIAVQTPNGTATGTGVVLTADGQILTNYHVVSGAASGGQITVTFHDGSTARATLTGTDKSLDAAVITASGAKKLTPAALGDSSAVSVGDPVVAIGNPEGLTGTVTSGIISAQHREVTVQLDEGTTSGNGGFGFPNLPGLRGTTQPTGGDTTTYQAFQTDAALNPGNSGGPLINANGQVIGINSAMYSPTGAGATAAGSSAGSVGLGFAIPIDDIKQVLPKLQSGQNV; encoded by the coding sequence ATGAGCGATCACGAGCAGCACCACCGCGGCACGCAGGACCACGACCCGTACACCGGCTCCCACGGCTCCCCGGACCCCCGGGGCCACCAGGACCCGTACGCCCACGGCGCCCCGTACGGCCACGGGGACCCGCAGGTCATCCCGGGCACCGTGCTCGGCAGCACCACCCACCAGGACCCCGGGTACCCGGCGGCCGGCACCCCGTCGGTCGGCACCCCGCCCCCTCCGCCGCCCGCCGCCCCGCCGGTCCCCCCGGTGCCGCCGACGCCGTACGGGCCCGACGGGGTCGGCGGCCCGGCCTCCCACGGCGGCCGCGCCCGGCGCGGACTCCTGCGCGGCCGGCTCGCCCTGGTCACCGCCGTCGCCGCGGTGGCCGCCGTGCTCGGCGGAGTCACCGGCGGCGTCGTCGCCGCCCAGGAACACGGCTCGGCCAACCGCACCGGCACCGTCGCCAGCCCGGTCGCCGCCCGCTCCGACGGCAGCGCCGACGTCGCCGCCATCGCCGCGGCCGTCTCGCCCAGCGTCGTCCAGATCGCCGTCCAGACCCCCAACGGCACCGCCACCGGCACCGGCGTCGTGCTCACCGCGGACGGGCAGATCCTCACCAACTACCACGTCGTCTCCGGCGCGGCCTCCGGCGGACAGATCACCGTCACCTTCCACGACGGCTCCACCGCCCGCGCCACCCTCACCGGCACCGACAAGAGCCTGGACGCCGCCGTGATCACCGCGAGCGGCGCCAAGAAGCTCACCCCCGCCGCCCTCGGCGACTCCTCCGCCGTCTCGGTCGGCGACCCGGTCGTCGCCATCGGCAACCCCGAGGGCCTCACCGGCACCGTCACCTCCGGCATCATCAGCGCCCAGCACCGCGAGGTCACCGTCCAGCTCGACGAGGGCACCACCAGCGGCAACGGCGGCTTCGGCTTCCCCAACCTGCCCGGCCTGCGCGGCACCACCCAGCCCACCGGCGGCGACACCACCACCTACCAGGCCTTCCAGACCGACGCCGCACTCAACCCCGGCAACTCCGGCGGCCCGCTGATCAACGCGAACGGGCAGGTCATCGGCATCAACTCGGCCATGTACTCGCCCACCGGCGCCGGCGCCACGGCCGCCGGCAGCAGCGCCGGCAGCGTCGGCCTGGGCTTCGCCATCCCCATCGACGACATCAAGCAGGTGCTGCCGAAGCTGCAGTCCGGCCAGAACGTCTGA
- a CDS encoding LacI family DNA-binding transcriptional regulator translates to MAKVTRDDVARLAGTSTAVVSYVINNGPRPVAPATREKVLAAIEQLGYRPNSVAQAMASRRTNLIGMVVPDARQPFFAEMAHAVERAASERGKLVLIGNSDYVDDREVHYVRAFLGMRVSGLILVSQGPSQRAAEEFAAMEGAKVVLLHRRPEAIDDVAVVTDDVGGAETVVRHLLEEHGHPYVACFGGPVESPAPGDPVIDHVEGWQRAMDAHGLPTEPHLIDAPFHRYGAYDVALGVLGSPDRPPAIFCSTDDQAIGVLRAARELGLRVPEDLAVAGFDDVPEAALADPPLTTVASDRDAMARAAVDLVLDDSLMVPGSDTERVRKFPSRLVIRRSCGCSPAGPAA, encoded by the coding sequence GTGGCCAAAGTGACGCGCGACGATGTAGCCCGACTGGCTGGTACCTCGACCGCGGTCGTCAGCTACGTCATCAACAACGGGCCGCGCCCGGTCGCGCCCGCCACCCGGGAGAAGGTCCTCGCGGCGATCGAGCAGCTCGGCTACCGGCCGAACAGCGTCGCCCAGGCGATGGCCTCCCGCCGCACCAACCTGATCGGCATGGTCGTCCCGGACGCCCGCCAGCCGTTCTTCGCCGAGATGGCGCACGCCGTCGAACGCGCCGCCTCCGAGCGCGGCAAGCTCGTGCTGATCGGCAACTCCGACTACGTCGACGACCGCGAGGTCCACTACGTCCGGGCCTTCCTCGGCATGCGGGTCTCCGGCCTCATCCTGGTGAGCCAGGGCCCCTCCCAACGGGCCGCCGAGGAGTTCGCCGCGATGGAGGGGGCCAAGGTCGTGCTGCTGCACCGCCGGCCCGAGGCCATCGACGACGTCGCGGTGGTCACCGACGACGTGGGCGGCGCCGAGACGGTCGTCCGCCACCTGCTGGAAGAGCACGGTCACCCGTACGTGGCCTGCTTCGGCGGCCCCGTGGAGTCCCCCGCCCCCGGCGACCCGGTCATCGACCACGTCGAGGGCTGGCAGCGCGCCATGGACGCGCACGGCCTGCCCACCGAACCGCACCTGATCGACGCACCCTTCCACCGGTACGGCGCCTACGACGTCGCGCTCGGCGTGCTCGGCTCCCCCGACCGCCCGCCGGCGATCTTCTGCTCCACCGACGACCAGGCGATCGGCGTGCTGCGGGCCGCCCGCGAGCTCGGCCTCCGGGTACCCGAGGACCTCGCGGTGGCCGGCTTCGACGACGTGCCGGAGGCCGCGCTCGCCGACCCGCCGCTGACCACCGTCGCCTCCGACCGGGACGCGATGGCCCGGGCCGCGGTCGACCTGGTGCTCGACGACTCGCTGATGGTGCCCGGCTCGGACACCGAGCGGGTCCGCAAGTTCCCGTCGCGCCTGGTCATCCGGCGTTCCTGCGGCTGCTCGCCGGCCGGCCCCGCGGCCTAG
- a CDS encoding response regulator transcription factor, whose product MSSLLLLTNALQPSAEVLPALGLLLHNVRVAPAEGSALVDTPSADVILVDGRRDLPQIRSLCQLLRSTGIGCPLILVVTEGGLAAVTAEWGIDDVLLDTAGPAEVEARLRLAMGRLHVVTDDSPMEIRSGDLSVDEATYSAKLKGRVLDLTFKEFELIKYLAQHPGRVFTRAQLLQEVWGYDYFGGTRTVDVHVRRLRAKLGVEHEGLIGTVRNVGYRFVVPEKPDKGERAETASLRSPAPLEA is encoded by the coding sequence ATGAGTTCTCTGCTCCTCCTCACCAACGCACTGCAGCCCTCCGCGGAAGTACTGCCCGCCCTCGGCCTGCTGCTGCACAACGTCCGGGTGGCCCCCGCCGAAGGGTCCGCCCTGGTCGACACCCCCAGTGCCGACGTCATCCTGGTCGACGGCCGGCGTGACCTGCCGCAGATCCGCAGCCTCTGCCAACTGCTCCGCTCCACCGGCATCGGCTGCCCGCTGATCCTGGTGGTCACCGAGGGCGGCCTGGCGGCGGTCACCGCCGAATGGGGCATCGACGACGTCCTGCTCGACACCGCCGGCCCCGCCGAGGTCGAGGCCCGGCTGCGGCTGGCCATGGGACGGCTCCACGTGGTCACCGACGACAGCCCGATGGAGATCCGCAGCGGCGACCTCTCGGTCGACGAGGCCACCTACTCCGCCAAGCTCAAGGGCCGGGTGCTCGACCTCACCTTCAAGGAGTTCGAGCTGATCAAGTACCTCGCCCAGCACCCCGGCCGGGTCTTCACCCGGGCGCAGCTGCTGCAGGAGGTCTGGGGCTACGACTACTTCGGCGGCACCCGGACGGTCGACGTGCACGTCCGGCGGCTGCGCGCCAAGCTCGGGGTCGAGCACGAGGGGCTGATCGGCACCGTGCGCAACGTCGGCTACCGCTTCGTCGTCCCCGAGAAGCCGGACAAGGGCGAGCGGGCGGAGACCGCCTCGCTGCGCTCCCCGGCACCGCTGGAGGCCTGA
- a CDS encoding MoaD/ThiS family protein — MGATTGHDPAGATRVGGTIRYWAAAKSEAGLAEEPYRAATLAEALAAVRERHADRPKLVGLLGHCSYLVDGSPVGGRDHAAVALTEGGTVEVLPPFAGG, encoded by the coding sequence ATGGGCGCGACCACCGGGCACGACCCGGCCGGCGCCACCCGGGTGGGCGGGACGATCCGCTACTGGGCGGCGGCGAAGTCGGAGGCCGGGCTGGCCGAGGAGCCGTACCGGGCGGCGACCCTGGCCGAGGCGCTGGCGGCGGTCCGGGAGCGGCACGCGGACCGGCCGAAGCTCGTCGGGCTGCTCGGGCACTGCTCCTACCTGGTGGACGGTTCGCCGGTGGGCGGCCGTGACCACGCGGCCGTGGCCCTCACCGAGGGCGGCACGGTCGAGGTGCTCCCCCCGTTCGCGGGCGGGTGA
- a CDS encoding LmeA family phospholipid-binding protein has protein sequence MRGWVKATIGLAVLAGVLVGADRVAVGVAEDEAADQLVKSGRMSQRPDVSIEGFPFLTQVVSMKLDEVRISADGLTVGDGSHQVALHSFRAKLSGVKVSDNKSSATVDDGSGTGLISYADLSQLLPPASQLLPNATGLSMGGNTRLTLSYGGPGKIKAAFGPVPVGEGTVHSQGNTVTAEGFRLTGVAAVLAGLSSRPLEPVSFTLSSLPAGLNLSEVTPKEDGLQLSFVGKGVKLIG, from the coding sequence ATGCGCGGCTGGGTGAAGGCGACGATCGGCCTGGCGGTGCTCGCGGGAGTGCTGGTGGGGGCCGACCGGGTCGCGGTCGGGGTGGCCGAGGACGAGGCCGCCGACCAGTTGGTGAAGAGCGGCCGGATGAGCCAGCGGCCGGACGTGTCGATCGAGGGCTTCCCCTTCCTCACCCAGGTCGTGTCGATGAAGCTGGACGAGGTGCGGATCTCCGCGGACGGGCTGACCGTCGGCGACGGCAGCCACCAGGTGGCGCTGCACTCGTTCCGGGCGAAGCTTTCGGGCGTCAAGGTGAGCGACAACAAGAGCAGTGCCACCGTGGACGACGGCAGCGGCACCGGGCTGATCTCCTACGCCGACCTCTCCCAGCTGCTGCCGCCGGCCTCCCAGCTGCTGCCGAACGCGACCGGGCTCTCGATGGGCGGCAACACCCGGCTGACCCTCTCGTACGGGGGCCCGGGCAAGATCAAGGCCGCGTTCGGGCCGGTCCCGGTCGGTGAGGGAACGGTGCACAGCCAGGGCAACACGGTGACGGCGGAGGGCTTCCGGCTGACCGGGGTGGCCGCGGTGCTGGCCGGGCTGTCGAGCCGGCCGCTGGAGCCGGTGAGCTTCACCCTCTCCTCGCTGCCGGCGGGGCTGAACCTGTCGGAGGTCACACCGAAGGAGGACGGCCTCCAGCTGTCCTTCGTCGGCAAGGGCGTCAAGCTCATCGGCTGA
- a CDS encoding Ms5788A family Cys-rich leader peptide, translated as MKRQTDLTKRRAVDLCRVAACLCRMR; from the coding sequence ATGAAGCGACAGACGGACCTCACGAAGCGGCGGGCGGTAGACCTGTGCCGCGTGGCCGCCTGTCTGTGTCGAATGCGTTAA
- a CDS encoding sulfurtransferase: MSRSDVLVDADWVQAHLDDPKVVIVEVDEDTSAYDKNHIRNAVRIDWKTDLQDPVRRDFIDQAGFEALLSAKGIANDDTVVLYGGNNNWFASYAYWYFKLYGHGDVRLLDGGRKKWELDSRDLVSEVPARAATEYSAQAVDSSIRAFRDDVLAAIGSLNLVDVRSPDEFSGKLLAPAHLPQEQSQRPGHVPSARNIPWAKNANDDGTFKSDDELKALYEAEGVDLAKDTIAYCRIGERSALTWFVLHELLGQENVKNYDGSWTEYGSLVGVPIELGN, translated from the coding sequence ATGAGCCGCAGCGACGTCCTGGTCGACGCCGACTGGGTCCAGGCCCACCTGGACGACCCGAAGGTCGTCATCGTCGAGGTCGACGAGGACACCTCCGCCTACGACAAGAACCACATCCGCAACGCGGTCCGGATCGACTGGAAGACCGACCTCCAGGACCCGGTCCGCCGCGACTTCATCGACCAGGCCGGCTTCGAGGCGCTGCTCAGCGCCAAGGGCATCGCCAACGACGACACGGTCGTCCTCTACGGCGGCAACAACAACTGGTTCGCGTCGTACGCCTACTGGTACTTCAAGCTGTACGGCCACGGTGACGTCCGCCTGCTCGACGGCGGCCGCAAGAAGTGGGAGCTGGACTCCCGCGACCTCGTCTCCGAGGTGCCGGCCCGCGCCGCGACCGAGTACTCGGCGCAGGCCGTCGACTCCTCGATCCGCGCCTTCCGCGACGACGTGCTCGCCGCCATCGGCAGCCTCAACCTGGTCGACGTGCGCTCGCCCGACGAGTTCTCCGGCAAGCTGCTCGCCCCGGCCCACCTCCCGCAGGAGCAGTCGCAGCGCCCCGGCCACGTGCCGAGCGCCCGCAACATCCCGTGGGCCAAGAACGCCAACGACGACGGCACCTTCAAGAGCGACGACGAGCTCAAGGCCCTGTACGAGGCCGAGGGCGTCGACCTCGCGAAGGACACGATCGCCTACTGCCGCATCGGCGAGCGCTCCGCGCTCACCTGGTTCGTGCTGCACGAGCTGCTCGGCCAGGAGAACGTGAAGAACTACGACGGCTCGTGGACCGAGTACGGCAGCCTGGTCGGCGTGCCGATCGAGCTCGGCAACTGA
- a CDS encoding DUF1416 domain-containing protein — MCGAKAGGPDLAGVDVANETIIQGSVTRDGEPVNGYVRLLDEGGEFTAEVPTSATGQFRFFARPGKWTLRALIPGQTVDRQVVASQGNLTEVAIAV; from the coding sequence ATGTGCGGTGCGAAGGCCGGTGGGCCGGACCTGGCAGGAGTTGACGTGGCGAACGAGACGATCATCCAGGGTTCCGTGACCCGCGACGGAGAGCCGGTCAACGGCTACGTGCGGCTGCTCGACGAGGGCGGCGAGTTCACGGCCGAGGTGCCCACCTCGGCGACCGGCCAGTTCCGGTTCTTCGCCCGCCCGGGCAAGTGGACCCTGCGGGCGCTCATCCCGGGCCAGACCGTGGACCGCCAGGTCGTCGCCTCCCAGGGCAACCTGACCGAGGTCGCGATCGCGGTCTGA
- a CDS encoding DUF3099 domain-containing protein, with the protein MQARRRHRYYFAMMGVCLGLFVLAWGVVRFWSVPAAIGMCVVAMVIPPAAAVFANKRDPEDDWWNDPRWEDPKWDDPGHDRDRPDHERPQGPPQGPQ; encoded by the coding sequence GTGCAGGCGCGACGGCGACACCGCTACTACTTCGCCATGATGGGCGTCTGCCTCGGGCTGTTCGTGCTGGCCTGGGGCGTGGTGCGGTTCTGGTCCGTCCCGGCCGCGATCGGCATGTGCGTGGTCGCGATGGTGATCCCGCCCGCCGCCGCGGTCTTCGCCAACAAGCGGGACCCCGAGGACGACTGGTGGAACGACCCGCGCTGGGAGGACCCGAAGTGGGACGACCCCGGCCACGACCGGGACCGCCCCGACCACGAGCGGCCGCAGGGACCTCCGCAGGGCCCTCAGTAG
- a CDS encoding DsrE family protein: protein MSSQKKLVIKVTAGADAPERCSQAFTVAAVAVASGIEVSLWLTGESSWFALPGRAAEFELPHAAPLPDLLESVLAAGSVTLCTQCAARRGIEQKDTVEGVRIAGAQVFVSEIMADGVQALVY from the coding sequence ATGTCGTCTCAGAAGAAGCTCGTCATCAAGGTCACCGCCGGGGCGGACGCGCCGGAGCGGTGCTCGCAGGCGTTCACGGTCGCCGCGGTCGCCGTCGCCAGCGGGATCGAGGTCTCGCTCTGGCTGACCGGGGAGTCGTCCTGGTTCGCCCTGCCCGGGCGCGCCGCGGAGTTCGAGCTGCCGCACGCGGCGCCGCTGCCGGACCTGCTGGAGTCGGTCCTGGCGGCCGGCAGCGTCACCCTCTGCACCCAGTGCGCGGCCCGGCGCGGGATCGAGCAGAAGGACACCGTCGAAGGCGTCCGGATCGCGGGCGCGCAGGTGTTCGTCAGCGAGATCATGGCCGACGGCGTGCAGGCGCTCGTCTACTGA
- a CDS encoding FABP family protein, translating to MIEIPSDLHRDVVPLAFLLGTWEGAGVYAPLPGEEASGAEKCNFGQEIVIRHDGRPFLEFRSRTWVLDNEGEKVRPLENEHAFWRITSNHQGTSGVRGVEISSVRDDGTVEIWYGELADGKPQVDVSTDAVARIEGSPEYSGGKRLYGFVNDELLWVGEKAAPNVPLRPYMSAQLKKVLSPAQLIKDINDLPDDGIAFFR from the coding sequence ATGATCGAGATCCCTTCTGACCTCCACCGGGACGTCGTCCCGCTGGCCTTCCTCCTCGGCACCTGGGAGGGCGCGGGCGTCTACGCCCCGCTGCCCGGCGAGGAGGCCTCCGGTGCGGAGAAGTGCAACTTCGGCCAGGAGATCGTCATCCGCCACGACGGCCGGCCCTTCCTGGAGTTCCGCTCCCGCACCTGGGTGCTGGACAACGAGGGCGAGAAGGTCCGTCCGCTGGAGAACGAGCACGCCTTCTGGCGCATCACCAGCAACCACCAGGGCACCAGCGGTGTGCGCGGCGTCGAGATCTCCTCGGTCCGCGACGACGGCACCGTGGAGATCTGGTACGGCGAGCTGGCCGACGGCAAGCCGCAGGTCGACGTCTCCACCGACGCGGTGGCCCGGATCGAGGGCTCGCCGGAGTACTCCGGCGGCAAGCGCCTCTACGGCTTCGTCAACGACGAGCTGCTCTGGGTCGGCGAGAAGGCCGCCCCGAACGTGCCGCTGCGGCCGTACATGTCGGCGCAGCTGAAGAAGGTGCTCAGCCCGGCCCAGCTGATCAAGGACATCAACGACCTGCCGGACGACGGCATCGCGTTCTTCCGCTGA
- a CDS encoding Fur family transcriptional regulator, producing the protein MADTGTTDWQLSGDWKTGLRERGYRLTPQRQLVLEAVDTLDHATPDEILGHVRRTASGVNISTVYRTLELLEELGLVSHAHLGHGAPTYHLVGRHHHLHLVCRDCEQVTETGTEIARPLIDGLRAQHGFDTDLEHFAIFGRCADCTAKRSAGQS; encoded by the coding sequence GTGGCGGACACCGGCACCACCGACTGGCAGCTCTCCGGCGACTGGAAGACCGGCCTGCGTGAACGCGGCTACCGGCTCACCCCCCAGCGCCAGCTCGTGCTGGAGGCGGTCGACACCCTCGACCACGCCACCCCCGACGAGATCCTCGGCCACGTCCGGCGGACCGCCAGCGGCGTCAACATCTCCACCGTCTACCGGACCCTGGAGCTGCTGGAGGAGCTGGGGCTGGTCTCGCACGCCCACCTCGGCCACGGCGCCCCGACCTACCACCTGGTCGGCCGCCACCACCACCTGCACCTGGTCTGCCGGGACTGCGAGCAGGTCACCGAGACCGGTACCGAGATCGCCCGGCCGCTGATCGACGGCCTGCGCGCGCAGCACGGCTTCGACACCGACCTGGAGCACTTCGCCATCTTCGGCCGCTGCGCCGACTGCACCGCCAAGCGCTCCGCGGGGCAGTCGTAA
- the ygfZ gene encoding CAF17-like 4Fe-4S cluster assembly/insertion protein YgfZ, producing the protein MKSPLLALPGAVPAEGTDEGVAAHYGDLFREQRSLAQGTGFVDLSHRGVVTVTGDDRLAWLHLLLTQHVSALPPQQATEALVLSPNGHVEHVLYLVDDGTTTWAHVEPGTQQALIGYLESMKFFYRVEVADATADYAVVHLPAGSTAPVDGAAAVRELSYGRDLFLPRAELAALTAGYGPASGIWAYEALRIEGHRPRLGFETDHRTIPHEVDWLTTAVHLQKGCYRGQETVARVHNLGRPPRRLVFLHLDGTEEVLPPHGTEVRLASDPKGRSLGFVTSSARHHELGPIALAIVKRNVPVDAVLLAGRVPGTQDVIVPQ; encoded by the coding sequence ATGAAGAGCCCGCTGCTTGCGCTGCCCGGTGCCGTCCCCGCCGAGGGAACCGACGAGGGGGTGGCCGCCCACTACGGCGACCTCTTCCGCGAGCAGCGCAGCCTCGCGCAGGGCACCGGCTTCGTGGACCTCTCGCACCGCGGCGTGGTCACCGTGACCGGCGACGACCGGCTCGCCTGGCTGCACCTGCTGCTCACCCAGCACGTCAGCGCGCTGCCGCCGCAGCAGGCCACCGAGGCGCTGGTGCTCTCCCCGAACGGGCACGTCGAGCACGTCCTCTACCTGGTCGACGACGGCACCACCACCTGGGCGCACGTCGAGCCCGGCACCCAGCAGGCGCTGATCGGTTACCTGGAGAGCATGAAGTTCTTCTACCGGGTCGAGGTGGCCGACGCGACCGCCGACTACGCGGTGGTCCACCTGCCGGCCGGCTCCACCGCCCCCGTCGACGGCGCGGCGGCCGTCCGCGAGCTGTCGTACGGGCGGGACCTCTTCCTGCCGCGGGCCGAGCTGGCGGCGCTGACCGCGGGGTACGGGCCGGCGTCCGGGATCTGGGCGTACGAGGCGCTGCGGATCGAGGGCCACCGGCCGCGGCTCGGCTTCGAGACCGACCACCGGACCATCCCGCACGAGGTGGACTGGCTGACCACCGCCGTCCACCTGCAGAAGGGCTGCTACCGCGGGCAGGAGACGGTCGCCCGGGTGCACAACCTCGGCCGCCCGCCGCGCCGGCTGGTCTTCCTGCACCTGGACGGCACCGAGGAGGTGCTGCCCCCGCACGGGACGGAGGTGCGGCTCGCCTCGGACCCGAAGGGGCGGTCGCTCGGCTTCGTCACCTCGTCGGCGCGCCACCACGAGCTGGGGCCGATCGCGCTGGCGATCGTGAAGCGGAACGTGCCGGTGGACGCGGTGCTGCTCGCCGGCCGGGTGCCGGGGACGCAGGACGTGATCGTCCCCCAGTAG
- the dtd gene encoding D-aminoacyl-tRNA deacylase gives MRAVVQRVAEARVTVAGESVGAIEGPGLCVLVGVTHDDTPAKAAQLARKLWTLRLLPPGEDGVERSCSDIGAPLLVISQFTLYGDARKGRRPTWNAAAPGPVAEPLVDEVVAQLRALGAKVETGRFGADMQVALVNDGPFTVLVEV, from the coding sequence ATGCGAGCAGTGGTACAGCGAGTGGCCGAGGCCCGGGTGACGGTGGCCGGCGAGAGCGTCGGCGCGATCGAGGGGCCGGGGCTCTGCGTCCTGGTCGGCGTCACCCACGACGACACCCCCGCCAAGGCGGCCCAACTGGCCCGCAAGCTCTGGACCCTGCGGCTGCTGCCGCCCGGCGAGGACGGCGTGGAGCGGTCCTGCTCCGACATCGGCGCACCGCTGCTCGTGATCAGCCAGTTCACGCTCTACGGCGACGCCCGCAAGGGCCGCCGCCCCACCTGGAACGCCGCCGCCCCCGGCCCGGTCGCCGAGCCGCTGGTGGACGAGGTCGTCGCGCAACTGCGCGCGCTCGGCGCCAAGGTGGAGACCGGCCGGTTCGGCGCGGACATGCAGGTCGCGCTGGTCAACGACGGGCCGTTCACCGTCCTGGTCGAGGTCTGA
- a CDS encoding RsiG family protein — protein sequence MDVSSTAQDRYGRAPGDAGPGPEEDLERLGLDQLRILRRETLEQEADLSYLRRLLHGRMDILLAELDRRPGGAAARPAEAGEPAGALLERLPAILTDAPSTVRRSARHVTLGPPRGQQSQLEADELMGDVQLADLAAHPAEELLAALDRLREHEREVSGRRQLLLRTADGCNAEITRRYRDGEARVDDLLAGGPL from the coding sequence ATGGACGTGAGCAGCACGGCGCAGGACCGTTACGGGCGGGCGCCCGGGGACGCGGGGCCGGGTCCGGAGGAGGACCTGGAACGGCTGGGCCTGGATCAGCTGCGGATCCTGCGCCGGGAGACCCTGGAACAGGAGGCCGACCTCTCCTACCTGCGGCGGCTGCTGCACGGGCGGATGGACATCCTGCTGGCGGAGCTGGACCGCAGGCCGGGCGGCGCGGCGGCCCGCCCGGCGGAGGCCGGGGAGCCGGCCGGGGCCCTGCTGGAGCGGCTGCCGGCGATCCTCACCGACGCGCCGTCCACCGTCCGCCGGTCGGCCCGGCACGTCACGCTGGGCCCGCCGCGCGGCCAGCAGTCCCAGCTGGAGGCGGACGAGCTGATGGGCGACGTGCAGCTGGCCGATCTGGCCGCGCACCCGGCGGAGGAACTGCTGGCGGCGCTGGACCGGCTGCGGGAGCACGAGCGCGAGGTGTCCGGGCGCCGGCAGCTGCTGCTGCGGACGGCGGACGGCTGCAACGCGGAGATCACCCGCAGGTACCGTGATGGGGAAGCGCGGGTCGACGACCTGCTCGCGGGCGGCCCGCTCTGA